Proteins found in one Coffea eugenioides isolate CCC68of chromosome 5, Ceug_1.0, whole genome shotgun sequence genomic segment:
- the LOC113770795 gene encoding DNA-directed RNA polymerases I and III subunit RPAC1 isoform X2, with protein sequence MGVDNSLRLDDFRKNLRVEVVRLTEDDIEFDLIGIDASLANAFRRILIAELPTIAIEKVLIANNTSVIQDEVLAHRLGLIPLQVDPRLFEYISENDIPNEKNTIVFKLHARCEKGGPRSTVKSDELKWLPNGSEFLLATENSASNTASKQKTYTSFISSQDSLPEFSNNPIAPKYPDIIIAKLGPGQEIELEAHAVKGMGKTHAKWSPVATAWYRMLPEVVLLQEVKGVKAEELVNKCPVKVFDIEDIGKGGKRANVARPRSCTLCRECIRGDGWEKFVALRRVKDHFIFTVESTGALPPEVLFTEAVKILEDKCERVITELS encoded by the exons ATGGGAGTTGATAACAGCTTACGGCTTGATGACTTTAGAAAGAATTTAAGAGTGGAAGTTGTTAGACTTACGGAGGATGATATCGAGTTTGATTTGATTGGTATTGATGCTTCACTTGCCAACGCTTTTCGCAGAATTCTCATAGCTGAG CTTCCAACGATAGCTATTGAAAAGGTGCTTATTGCTAACAACACATCTGTCATTCAAGATGAGGTGCTTGCCCACAGACTGGGTCTTATACCACTCCAGGTTGACCCAAGGCTGTTTGAGTATATTTCAG AAAATGATATCCCAAATGAGAAGAACACCATTGTCTTCAAACTCCATGCTCGGTGTGAAAAAGGTGGTCCAAGGAGTACAG TTAAATCAGATGAGCTGAAGTGGTTACCAAATGGGAGTGAATTTCTACTGGCCACAGAAAATTCAGCTTCAAATACAGcatcaaaacaaaaaacttATACTTCTTTTATTTCGAGCCAAGACTCTCTAccagaattttccaacaatccTATTGCGCCCAAGTATCCGGATATTATTATTGCAAAACTTGGACCTGGCCAG GAAATTGAGCTAGAAGCACATGCTGTCAAAGGCATGGGTAAGACCCATGCAAAGTGGTCCCCAGTGGCAACTGCTTGGTATAGGATGCTCCCTGAG GTAGTGTTGTTGCAAGAAGTTAAAGGGGTCAAAGCAGAAGAACTAGTGAACAAATGTCCTGTTAAAGTCTTTGACATTGAAGACATTGGAAAAG GTGGCAAAAGGGCAAATGTGGCGCGACCACGAAGTTGCACACTTTGTAGAGAATGTATAAGAGGAGATGGATGGGAGAAGTTTGTGGCTCTGCGACGTGTGAAGGATCATTTCATCT TTACCGTAGAGTCAACCGGAGCACTGCCTCCTGAAGTGTTGTTTACTGAAGCTGTGAAGATCTTGGAGGACAAATGTGAACGGGTGATTACCGAGCTCTCATAG
- the LOC113770795 gene encoding DNA-directed RNA polymerases I and III subunit RPAC1 isoform X1, with protein sequence MTSSESNTEVDSSWSGSEYEKERTPKIPVWDLPDVPKGNLPSHLQLQRTRVVCNKEAPTHTENIQYSGAYAAMGVDNSLRLDDFRKNLRVEVVRLTEDDIEFDLIGIDASLANAFRRILIAELPTIAIEKVLIANNTSVIQDEVLAHRLGLIPLQVDPRLFEYISENDIPNEKNTIVFKLHARCEKGGPRSTVKSDELKWLPNGSEFLLATENSASNTASKQKTYTSFISSQDSLPEFSNNPIAPKYPDIIIAKLGPGQEIELEAHAVKGMGKTHAKWSPVATAWYRMLPEVVLLQEVKGVKAEELVNKCPVKVFDIEDIGKGGKRANVARPRSCTLCRECIRGDGWEKFVALRRVKDHFIFTVESTGALPPEVLFTEAVKILEDKCERVITELS encoded by the exons ATGACGTCCTCTGAATCGAACACAGAAGTTGATAGTAGCTGGAGTGGGAGTGAATATGAGAAAGAGCGAACTCCAAAGATTCCAGTTTGGGATTTGCCGGATGTCCCCAAAGGGAATCTGCCATCCCATCTTCAGCTTCAGAGAACCCGTGTTGTCTGCAATAAAGAAGCCCCAACTCAT ACAGAGAATATACAATATTCGGGTGCATATGCGGCCATGGGAGTTGATAACAGCTTACGGCTTGATGACTTTAGAAAGAATTTAAGAGTGGAAGTTGTTAGACTTACGGAGGATGATATCGAGTTTGATTTGATTGGTATTGATGCTTCACTTGCCAACGCTTTTCGCAGAATTCTCATAGCTGAG CTTCCAACGATAGCTATTGAAAAGGTGCTTATTGCTAACAACACATCTGTCATTCAAGATGAGGTGCTTGCCCACAGACTGGGTCTTATACCACTCCAGGTTGACCCAAGGCTGTTTGAGTATATTTCAG AAAATGATATCCCAAATGAGAAGAACACCATTGTCTTCAAACTCCATGCTCGGTGTGAAAAAGGTGGTCCAAGGAGTACAG TTAAATCAGATGAGCTGAAGTGGTTACCAAATGGGAGTGAATTTCTACTGGCCACAGAAAATTCAGCTTCAAATACAGcatcaaaacaaaaaacttATACTTCTTTTATTTCGAGCCAAGACTCTCTAccagaattttccaacaatccTATTGCGCCCAAGTATCCGGATATTATTATTGCAAAACTTGGACCTGGCCAG GAAATTGAGCTAGAAGCACATGCTGTCAAAGGCATGGGTAAGACCCATGCAAAGTGGTCCCCAGTGGCAACTGCTTGGTATAGGATGCTCCCTGAG GTAGTGTTGTTGCAAGAAGTTAAAGGGGTCAAAGCAGAAGAACTAGTGAACAAATGTCCTGTTAAAGTCTTTGACATTGAAGACATTGGAAAAG GTGGCAAAAGGGCAAATGTGGCGCGACCACGAAGTTGCACACTTTGTAGAGAATGTATAAGAGGAGATGGATGGGAGAAGTTTGTGGCTCTGCGACGTGTGAAGGATCATTTCATCT TTACCGTAGAGTCAACCGGAGCACTGCCTCCTGAAGTGTTGTTTACTGAAGCTGTGAAGATCTTGGAGGACAAATGTGAACGGGTGATTACCGAGCTCTCATAG
- the LOC113770363 gene encoding serine/threonine-protein kinase D6PK-like — protein MASRSGTKGSLDKQNKAFGIETLEGISRKPSPLLASKTSKSGTASVAQEVPPKQLNIETTANKKLHNAGQNGLLDSLAGKLDTSLRLGNTKQTQASLSPPATETKGSVENIADQEKKTSERGTVKDGVSSAKVSDGASSLAKTSGSAKISDRADFVESGKSSICRGSTSSNVSDESTCSSLSSSINKPHKANDSRWEAIQAVRSKEGVLDLRHFRLLKKLGCGDIGSVYLSELCGTKCYFAMKVMDKASLASRKKLLRAQTEREILQCLDHPFLPTLYTHFETEKFSCLVMEFCPGGDLHTLRQRQPGKHFSEQAVKFYVAEVLLALEYLHMLGIVYRDLKPENVLVREDGHIMLSDFDLSLRCTVSPTLVKSSSLETEPLRKNPVYCVQPACIEPSCIQPSCVVPTTCFTPRIFSSKSKKERKPKNEIGNQVSPLPELIAEPTGARSMSFVGTHEYLAPEIIKGEGHGSAVDWWTFGIFLYELLFGKTPFKGSGNRATLFNVVGQPLRFPESPVVSFSARDLIRGLLVKEPQHRLAYKRGATEIKQHPFFEGVNWALIRCASPPEIPRPFEIEKIPVPTASTGEKPAPGAMPFQQNSDNYLEFDFF, from the exons ATGGCCTCGAGATCTGGTACTAAGGGTTCCTTGGATAAGCAGAACAAAGCATTTGGAATTGAAACATTAGAAGGAATTTCCCGAAAGCCTTCACCTTTGCTAGCCTCAAAGACAAGCAAATCAGGTACTGCTTCAGTTGCTCAAGAAGTTCCACCCAAGCAGCTTAATATAGAAACAACAGCGAACAAGAAGTTGCATAATGCTGGCCAGAATGGGTTACTAGATAGTTTAGCTGGTAAACTAGATACGAGCTTGCGTTTGGGAAACACTAAGCAAACACAAGCAAGCTTGAGTCCTCCAGCTACTGAAACAAAGGGCTCGGTTGAGAACATAGCTGATCAGGAAAAGAAAACATCTGAACGTGGAACAGTCAAGGATGGAGTGAGTTCTGCTAAAGTGAGTGATGGAGCCAGTAGTCTTGCAAAAACAAGTGGAAGTGCCAAAATTAGTGATCGAGCTGATTTTGTTGAGAGTGGCAAGAGCAGCATTTGTAGGGGTAGCACTAGTAGTAATGTAAGTGATGAAAGTACTTGTAGCAGCTTGAGCAGTAGCATTAATAAGCCTCATAAAGCAAATGACTCGAGATGGGAAGCCATCCAAGCTGTCCGATCAAAGGAAGGGGTCTTAGATTTGAGGCATTTCAGATTGCTAAAGAAGTTGGGTTGTGGTGATATTGGAAGTGTTTATCTCTCGGAGTTGTGCGGTACAAAGTGTTATTTTGCCATGAAGGTTATGGATAAAGCATCACTAGCCAGCCGTAAGAAATTGCTTCGCGCTCAGACAGAAAGAGAAATATTGCAGTGTTTGGACCATCCTTTCCTTCCGACGTTGTATACCCATTTTGAGACTGAAAAGTTTTCATGTTTGGTGATGGAGTTCTGTCCAGGTGGTGACTTGCACACACTTCGGCAGAGGCAACCAGGAAAGCATTTCTCAGAACAAGCTGTGAA GTTTTACGTTGCAGAAGTGCTCCTTGCTTTGGAGTATCTTCATATGCTTGGCATTGTTTACCGTGATCTCAAGCCAGAAAATGTTCTTGTAAGGGAAGATGGACACATAATGCTATCCGACTTTGACCTCTCGCTTCGCTGTACCGTCAGCCCGACACTTGTCAAATCATCATCCCTCGAAACTGAGCCTCTCCGGAAGAATCCTGTTTATTGTGTCCAACCTGCATGCATTGAGCCATCTTGTATCCAACCATCATGCGTGGTTCCCACAACATGTTTTACTCCTAGAATCTTTTCAAGTAAAtcgaagaaagaaaggaaaccgAAAAACGAAATTGGTAACCAAGTCAGCCCACTGCCAGAGCTCATTGCAGAGCCAACTGGAGCACGATCAATGTCATTTGTTGGAACCCACGAGTATCTAGCACCTGAAATCATCAAAGGAGAAGGGCACGGCAGTGCTGTGGACTGGTGGACCTTTGGAATTTTCCTTTACGAGTTATTGTTTGGTAAGACTCCCTTCAAGGGATCCGGGAATCGAGCGACCTTATTCAATGTTGTCGGGCAGCCCCTTCGATTTCCAGAGTCTCCTGTCGTCAGTTTTTCGGCTAGAGATCTTATAAGAGGGTTGCTAGTAAAAGAGCCACAACATAGGTTGGCATACAAACGTGGGGCAACTGAAATTAAGCAACATCCCTTCTTTGAAGGTGTAAATTGGGCTCTGATTCGCTGTGCAAGCCCTCCAGAGATCCCAAGGCCATTCGAGATTGAGAAGATTCCCGTCCCAACAGCATCAACCGGTGAAAAGCCTGCTCCTGGAGCTATGCCCTTTCAGCAAAATTCTGATAATTACCTcgaatttgatttcttttaa